A stretch of Tenrec ecaudatus isolate mTenEca1 chromosome 2, mTenEca1.hap1, whole genome shotgun sequence DNA encodes these proteins:
- the F12 gene encoding coagulation factor XII yields the protein MRVLLVLGFLLVNLEWTLSTPPWKAPKKFKHKVQMHPVDGHTVVITVTGEPCHFPFQYHRQLHHRCTHRGRPGPQPWCATTPNFEQDQRWAYCLETKGVKDHCGRHSPCQSGGTCLNMPKGPHCLCPEHRTGKHCQKEKCFEPQLLRLFHEDEQWHRPGPTGVDKCQCKGPDADCKPLASQACPTNPCLNGGRCWEAEGHTLCRCPEGFAGPLCDVDTRAHCYHGRGLSYRGAARTTLSGAACQPWTSEATYRNVSAQQELLLGLGRHAFCRNPDNDTRPWCFTFKGDRLSWEYCHLAQCPVAAKTSPLRPVPTRGPLVSQNMTQPPASQGPQPSNPAVRTTHEEQAPLTTAGPVGCGQRLRKRLSSLKRIVGGLVAMPGAHPYIAALYWDQHFCAGSLIASCWVLTAAHCLQNRPAPQELTVVLGQDRHNQSCEQCQTLAVRSYRLHEAFSPTSYQHDVALLRLQEREDGSCARLSPYVQPVCLPSGPAEPEASNCEVAGWGYQFEESQEYSSFLQEARVPLLPRERCSASDVHGAAFLPGMLCAGFLQGGTDACQGDSGGPLVCEDEALENRALLRGVVSWGSGCGDRYKPGVYTDVANYMAWIQEHTAS from the exons TTATCACTGTCACGGGCGAGCCCTGCCACTTCCCCTTCCAGTACCATCGGCAGCTGCACCACAGAtgtacccacaggggcaggcctggCCCCCAGCCATG GTGTGCTACAACTCCCAACTTTgagcaggaccagcggtgggcaTACTGCCTGGAGACTAAGGGAGTGAAAG ACCACTGCGGCAGGCACAGCCCCTGCCAGAGCGGAGGGACCTGCTTAAACATGCCCAAAGGCCCACACTGCCTCTGTCCAGAGCACCGCACCGGCAAGCACTGCCAGAAAG AGAAGTGTTTTGAGCCCCAGCTTCTGCGCCTCTTCCACGAGGATGAGCAGTGGCACAGACCTGGGCCAACGGGCGTGGACAAATGCCAGTGCAAGGGGCCTGACGCGGACTGCAAGCCGCTGGCCAGCCAGG CCTGTCCTACCAACCCGTGCCTCAACGGGGGCCGCTGCTGGGAGGCCGAGGGACACACCCTGTGCCGTTGCCCCGAGGGGTTCGCGGGGCCCCTCTGCGACGTGG ACACGAGGGCGCACTGCTATCACGGTCGCGGCCTCAGCTACCGCGGCGCGGCCCGGACCACCCTCTCGGGCGCGGCCTGCCAGCCGTGGACTTCGGAGGCCACCTACCGGAACGTGTCAGCTCAGCAAGAGCTGCTCTTGGGGCTGGGCCGCCACGCCTTCTGCCG GAACCCAGATAATGACACCCGTCCGTGGTGCTTCACGTTCAAAGGCGACCGACTGAGCTGGGAGTACTGCCACTTGGCACAGTGCCCGGTTGCAGCCAAGACCTCCCCCCTGCGTCCGGTCCCCACCCGGGGGCCTCTGGTGTCTCAGAACATGACCCAGCCTCCAGCCTCCCAGGGGCCTCAGCCCAGCAACCCAG CCGTGCGCACGACACACGAGGAGCAGGCTCCTCTGACTACGGCGGGTCCCGTGGGCTGCGGGCAGCGGCTCCGAAAGCGGCTGTCCTCTCTGAAACGCATCGTCGGGGGACTGGTGGCGATGCCAGGCGCGCATCCCTACATCGCCGCGCTGTACTGGGACCAGCATTTCTGCGCTGGCAGCCTCATCGCCTCCTGCTGGGTGCTGACCGCCGCGCACTGCTTGCAGAACCG GCCAGCCCCGCAGGAGCTGACGGTGGTGTTGGGCCAGGATCGCCACAACCAGAGCTGCGAGCAGTGCCAGACGCTGGCTGTGCGCTCCTACCGCCTGCACGAGGCTTTCTCGCCCACCAGCTATCAGCACGACGTGG CCCTGCTGCGCTTGCAGGAGCGCGAGGACGGCAGCTGCGCGCGCCTGTCGCCCTACGTCCAGCCCGTGTGCCTGCCCAGCGGACCCGCCGAGCCTGAGGCTTCCAATTGCGAGGTGGCCGGCTGGGGCTACCAATTCGAGG AGTCGCAAGAATATTCCAGCTTCCTGCAGGAGGCGCGGGTGCCGCTCCTCCCCCGAGAGCGCTGCTCCGCCTCCGACGTGCATGGAGCCGCCTTCCTCCCGGGGATGCTCTGCGCAGGCTTCCTCCAGGGCGGCACCGACGCTTGCCAG GGTGACTCAGGGGGCCCGCTGGTGTGTGAGGACGAAGCCTTGGAGAACCGAGCTCTCCTGCGGGGTGTGGTCAGCTGGGGCTCTGGCTGTGGCGACCGCTACAAGCCTGGAGTCTACACGGATGTGGCCAACTACATGGCCTGGATCCAGGAGCACACTGCTTCCTGA